In the genome of Dermacentor silvarum isolate Dsil-2018 chromosome 1, BIME_Dsil_1.4, whole genome shotgun sequence, one region contains:
- the LOC119437642 gene encoding vacuolar-sorting protein SNF8, with amino-acid sequence MRRRVGGVGAIQKQQLTQARFKDRGTELAEEQLQQMTRQMEAFRAKLQGFAAKHKNDIRKNPQFRRQFQEMCATAGVDPLASSKGFWADMLGVGDFYYELGVQIIEVCLATSHRNGGLMSLEELRERVTKSRSSAHRQEEITQDDLLRAIEKLKALGKGFQLISIGCRYLVQSVPTELSLDHTNVIKQAGTTGYASVGSLVQDLGWDNDRAQKALEDLLKEGLVWLDTQAPKEHLYWFPGLVK; translated from the coding sequence ATGCGGCGTCGCGTGGGTGGAGTTGGAGCCATCCAAAAGCAGCAGCTAACCCAGGCACGGTTCAAGGACCGCGGTACAGAGCTTGCCGAAGAGCAGCTGCAGCAAATGACTCGGCAGATGGAGGCATTCCGGGCAAAGTTGCAGGGATTTGCTGCCAAACATAAGAATGACATCCGCAAGAACCCACAATTTCGGCGACAGTTCCAAGAAATGTGCGCCACGGCCGGAGTTGACCCGTTGGCATCTAGCAAGGGCTTCTGGGCCGACATGCTTGGAGTCGGCGACTTCTACTACGAGCTTGGCGTCCAGATAATCGAAGTGTGTCTTGCGACATCACACCGTAACGgtggcctaatgagcctcgaagAGCTTAGGGAGAGGGTAACTAAATCTCGCAGTAGCGCCCATAGGCAAGAAGAGATAACGCAGGACGATCTTCTGCGAGCCATCGAGAAGCTCAAGGCGCTGGGAAAGGGGTTCCAACTCATCTCTATCGGCTGTCGGTATTTGGTTCAATCAGTGCCTACAGAACTAAGCCTCGACCATACTAACGTCATTAAGCAGGCCGGAACTACGGGTTATGCTTCCGTAGGTTCTTTGGTGCAGGATTTGGGCTGGGACAACGACCGTGCGCAGAAAGCTCTCGAAGATCTGCTAAAGGAGGGCCTGGTTTGGTTGGACACGCAGGCACCGAAGGAGCACCTCTACTGGTTTCCCGGACTCGTTAAATAG